In Polyangiaceae bacterium, a genomic segment contains:
- a CDS encoding VCBS repeat-containing protein → MKSSFLGVAGLMLCLGGVASCRDVVFEDGHRVKDDHVLAGRTPALGGPTLTTAERSAGFFVSSNAALANLQTDLRTRMDLRLSLKHTVEAMLNGRVTTRDPRAAVPARSTSDMTLATPVSPGIDIPSILRNDATSPGELQALCAHPLIGPRLGGSCGTNPFKGLDDVPYDDLHVDLEAENITVMWDAPSQVSRLVTDPGSCTANPSGGVASACKAGFSCPTDGTGTAVAGACVGATCTTNANCVDPACAPFGGCNDGGITTGTCDTTAGRCTSFLDHVESESDGSATAPTLVVRVPFHLDLDPEDTVGSLIDINLQRLTVDFRIQPTACTGSSCRQFDRKVFDGYAGLFSDVDFSSAGADVRVISRLASREFSVNPTPLCFLPFAETALAPFFPAPPGTTGFACTYIAWEVIPPLLDKALTSAAKGMGKLLDPLLSPPSLSLNIAGAPSWLSVDPAHVFYDTLPTATSGSVLRALGAADGSWTDGTVDILARGATFNSMRVDLSGSPIPAACAAGTPGTSGFCTALCGGTATSCAMTNAKICFRLNGETAPCTGGLSLTAPTLTLVLGIAGDPSPATTVASITSATAPLPPAPNLAVLFDTAPAIAQTVQSIFTKPLEDAFGDGAFYSAIVNCPATGTRPAACPVGAVGPTFVFTVDTDRDGIADSEDACPTDPDTGNVNSDGDAFCDGSDLCPWTPSEYNQARYCSCDYDGDGCNNELLATPVSGAPASVPTSCSPGPGGIFDERPSRSDHGSDEDHDGITADCDPDDDGDGVPDTTDNCPDVANPTQADYDSNGVGDACDPLCWGAGAPCPSPEDPGAFGHIDTIDFGRGIGLIPGCLADGPGCWGFFRFDCLNIGGSCFDDVAIDRFQDGLMSSLVSMPELRSAIPIGDLDGDGFADLIAASPKLGLTALSGQSGKPIWTTQVGAPGFGASMILAGNLIAVGAPDESIKGQEGAVYWFDTAGKALGKPVIGKEPGERLGASLGYVNGVVFAGAPGKPGESYGRLYSLAGPGKGLQLALDGKSLQVPIGGTAPVGLKMQGKKALVFGAPSYGSSGAVLAFEQTGAGVGKLLIAYAGEKKSELGSSVSAAADFDGDGALEVAIGAPGYAAEMGGVYFLNGDGKLLPSGLWGPKGSRFGQSVTSMGDLNGDKRAELGVTLPGYQMANAQTPGAELVLGFDGKK, encoded by the coding sequence ATGAAGAGTAGTTTCCTGGGGGTAGCGGGGTTGATGCTCTGTCTCGGCGGCGTGGCCAGCTGTAGAGACGTCGTTTTCGAGGACGGGCACCGGGTGAAGGACGACCATGTCCTCGCCGGGCGAACGCCGGCGCTGGGCGGACCGACGCTCACGACGGCGGAACGCTCGGCCGGCTTCTTCGTGTCGTCGAATGCGGCGCTCGCCAACCTGCAGACGGATCTGCGGACGCGCATGGATCTGCGGCTGTCCCTGAAGCACACCGTGGAGGCCATGCTGAACGGTCGCGTCACGACGCGCGACCCCCGGGCAGCGGTGCCCGCGCGATCCACGAGTGACATGACGCTGGCGACGCCGGTGTCACCCGGCATCGACATTCCGTCCATCTTGCGAAACGACGCGACCAGCCCGGGGGAGCTCCAGGCGCTGTGTGCGCATCCGCTGATCGGTCCGCGCTTGGGTGGAAGCTGCGGCACGAATCCGTTCAAAGGTCTGGACGACGTGCCCTACGACGACCTGCACGTGGATCTGGAGGCCGAGAACATCACCGTGATGTGGGACGCGCCCTCCCAGGTGTCGCGTCTGGTCACCGACCCGGGGAGCTGCACCGCCAACCCCTCGGGCGGCGTGGCGTCTGCCTGCAAGGCGGGGTTCTCGTGTCCCACGGACGGCACTGGAACCGCCGTCGCCGGGGCCTGCGTGGGCGCGACCTGCACCACCAACGCCAACTGCGTGGATCCGGCGTGTGCGCCCTTCGGCGGCTGCAACGATGGCGGCATCACCACCGGAACGTGCGACACCACGGCGGGCCGCTGCACCAGCTTCCTCGATCACGTGGAGAGCGAGAGTGACGGCTCGGCAACGGCGCCCACGCTGGTGGTGCGAGTGCCGTTCCATCTGGATCTGGATCCGGAAGACACCGTCGGTTCTCTCATCGACATCAACCTGCAGCGGCTGACCGTCGACTTTCGCATTCAGCCGACGGCGTGCACCGGGAGCTCCTGCCGGCAGTTCGATCGCAAGGTGTTCGACGGCTACGCGGGCTTGTTCAGCGACGTGGACTTCAGCTCCGCGGGGGCCGACGTTCGCGTGATCTCCCGCCTGGCGTCCCGCGAGTTCTCGGTGAACCCGACGCCGCTGTGCTTCTTGCCCTTCGCGGAGACGGCACTGGCGCCGTTCTTCCCCGCGCCTCCGGGGACCACGGGCTTCGCCTGCACGTACATCGCCTGGGAGGTGATCCCGCCGCTGCTGGACAAGGCCTTGACCAGCGCTGCGAAGGGCATGGGCAAGCTGCTCGATCCGCTGCTCAGCCCGCCGTCCTTGAGCCTGAACATTGCGGGCGCGCCTTCGTGGTTGTCCGTGGATCCCGCTCACGTGTTCTACGACACGCTGCCGACGGCGACCTCCGGCTCGGTGCTGCGGGCCCTCGGTGCGGCGGACGGTTCCTGGACGGACGGCACCGTGGACATCTTGGCGCGCGGCGCGACGTTCAACTCCATGCGCGTGGATCTTTCGGGCTCGCCGATCCCGGCGGCCTGTGCGGCTGGGACGCCCGGGACGTCGGGGTTCTGCACGGCGCTGTGCGGCGGCACGGCGACCAGCTGCGCGATGACCAACGCCAAGATCTGCTTCCGGCTCAACGGCGAGACCGCGCCCTGCACCGGAGGGCTGAGTCTGACCGCTCCGACCCTCACGCTGGTGCTCGGCATCGCGGGGGATCCATCGCCTGCCACCACCGTGGCTTCGATCACCAGCGCTACGGCCCCGCTGCCGCCGGCGCCCAACCTGGCGGTGCTGTTCGACACGGCGCCCGCCATCGCCCAGACGGTGCAGAGCATCTTCACCAAGCCATTGGAAGACGCCTTCGGTGACGGCGCCTTCTACTCGGCGATCGTGAATTGTCCCGCCACGGGAACGCGGCCGGCGGCGTGTCCGGTGGGTGCGGTGGGGCCGACCTTCGTGTTCACGGTGGACACGGATCGTGACGGTATCGCGGACTCGGAGGATGCCTGCCCCACGGATCCGGACACCGGCAACGTGAACAGCGACGGTGACGCCTTCTGCGACGGCAGCGATCTGTGTCCGTGGACGCCGAGCGAGTACAACCAGGCGCGCTACTGCAGCTGCGACTACGACGGCGATGGCTGCAACAACGAGCTGCTCGCCACTCCGGTGTCCGGCGCTCCGGCTTCGGTGCCCACTTCGTGCTCTCCCGGGCCGGGAGGGATCTTCGACGAGCGTCCGTCTCGTAGCGATCACGGTTCGGACGAGGACCACGACGGCATCACCGCGGACTGCGATCCGGATGACGACGGCGATGGCGTGCCGGACACGACGGACAACTGCCCCGACGTCGCGAACCCGACCCAGGCCGACTACGACTCGAACGGCGTCGGCGATGCGTGCGACCCGCTGTGCTGGGGGGCCGGAGCGCCGTGTCCTTCGCCGGAAGATCCGGGAGCGTTCGGCCACATCGACACCATCGACTTCGGTCGCGGGATTGGCTTGATTCCGGGTTGCCTCGCGGACGGCCCGGGGTGCTGGGGCTTCTTCCGCTTCGACTGCTTGAACATCGGTGGGTCCTGCTTCGACGACGTGGCCATCGACCGCTTCCAGGACGGGTTGATGTCCAGCTTGGTGTCGATGCCCGAGCTTCGCAGCGCGATTCCAATCGGGGACTTGGACGGTGACGGCTTCGCAGATCTGATCGCGGCGTCGCCCAAGCTCGGGCTCACCGCCCTCAGCGGACAGTCGGGCAAGCCGATCTGGACCACTCAGGTCGGGGCTCCCGGCTTCGGTGCCAGCATGATCTTGGCGGGCAACCTGATCGCCGTGGGCGCACCGGACGAGAGCATCAAGGGCCAGGAGGGCGCGGTGTACTGGTTCGACACGGCCGGCAAGGCCCTGGGCAAGCCGGTGATTGGCAAGGAGCCGGGAGAGCGCCTGGGAGCGAGCCTCGGTTACGTGAACGGCGTGGTGTTCGCAGGCGCTCCCGGCAAGCCGGGGGAGAGCTACGGACGGCTGTACTCGCTGGCGGGCCCCGGGAAGGGACTGCAGCTCGCGCTCGACGGCAAGAGCCTTCAGGTGCCGATCGGTGGAACTGCGCCCGTGGGGCTGAAGATGCAGGGCAAGAAGGCGCTCGTGTTCGGTGCGCCGAGCTACGGCTCGAGTGGTGCGGTGCTGGCCTTCGAGCAAACCGGCGCCGGCGTCGGCAAGCTGCTCATCGCCTACGCGGGCGAGAAGAAGTCGGAGCTCGGCAGCTCGGTGAGTGCCGCCGCGGACTTCGATGGCGATGGTGCTCTGGAGGTTGCCATCGGTGCACCGGGCTACGCCGCCGAGATGGGCGGCGTGTACTTCCTCAATGGCGACGGCAAGCTGCTGCCCTCCGGCTTGTGGGGCCCGAAGGGGTCGCGCTTCGGCCAGAGCGTCACGAGCATGGGTGATCTGAACGGGGACAAGCGGGCGGAGCTGGGCGTGACGCTACCCGGCTACCAGATGGCGAACGCCCAGACCCCGGGTGCCGAGCTGGTGCTCGGCTTCGACGGCAAGAAGTGA
- the aroC gene encoding chorismate synthase translates to MSGNSFGQAFRITTAGESHGPANVVIIDGCPPGLALSVEDLRGDLARRRPGQSRIVTQRMESDEPEILSGVFEGKTTGTPIAILIRNQDAKSRDYADIADKYRPGHADYTYDAKYGRRDYRGGGRASARETVARVAAGAVAKKLIAEAFGGSVVGFVTRIGDVAAHVPEPERVTLGQVETLPDGSPNLVRCPDPAAAAQMVELVERVRKEQDSVGGVAQIVAGSVPAGLGEPVFDKLKADLAKALFSIPAVVGVEYGAGFAAAKMRGSQHNDPFVGQRGADGELAIVTEGNHHGGMLGGISSGMPIVLSAAVKPTSSLPQEQRTVTRRGEATTVSTRGRHDPCLLPRFVPIAEAMVALVLADHWLRWAG, encoded by the coding sequence GTGAGCGGCAACAGCTTCGGTCAGGCGTTTCGCATCACGACGGCGGGCGAGTCCCACGGCCCCGCCAACGTGGTGATCATCGACGGTTGCCCACCGGGCCTCGCCCTTTCCGTGGAAGATCTGCGAGGCGATCTCGCGCGCCGGCGGCCGGGTCAGAGCCGCATCGTGACGCAGCGGATGGAGAGCGACGAACCGGAGATCCTCTCCGGCGTGTTCGAAGGGAAGACCACGGGTACGCCCATCGCGATCCTGATCCGGAACCAGGACGCGAAGAGTCGAGACTACGCCGACATCGCGGACAAGTACCGCCCGGGCCACGCGGACTACACCTACGACGCCAAGTACGGCCGACGGGACTACCGCGGCGGTGGTCGCGCCAGCGCGCGCGAGACGGTCGCCCGGGTCGCCGCCGGCGCCGTCGCCAAGAAGCTCATCGCGGAGGCCTTCGGCGGCAGCGTGGTCGGCTTCGTGACGCGCATCGGGGACGTGGCCGCGCACGTTCCGGAACCCGAGCGCGTGACGCTCGGCCAGGTCGAGACGTTGCCGGATGGCTCGCCGAACCTGGTGCGCTGTCCGGACCCCGCGGCGGCGGCGCAAATGGTGGAGCTCGTGGAGCGCGTGCGCAAAGAGCAGGACTCCGTGGGCGGCGTGGCGCAGATCGTCGCTGGCTCCGTGCCGGCGGGCCTCGGGGAGCCGGTGTTCGACAAGCTCAAGGCGGATCTCGCCAAGGCGCTGTTCTCGATCCCCGCGGTGGTGGGCGTGGAGTACGGCGCGGGCTTCGCGGCCGCGAAAATGCGCGGCAGTCAGCACAACGATCCGTTCGTGGGCCAGCGCGGCGCGGACGGTGAGCTCGCCATCGTGACCGAGGGCAATCATCACGGCGGCATGCTGGGCGGCATCTCCAGCGGCATGCCGATCGTGCTGTCCGCCGCGGTGAAGCCGACCAGCAGCTTGCCGCAGGAGCAACGCACCGTGACCCGCCGCGGTGAGGCCACCACGGTGAGCACGCGAGGGCGTCACGATCCGTGTCTACTGCCGCGCTTCGTGCCCATCGCCGAAGCCATGG